In Balaenoptera musculus isolate JJ_BM4_2016_0621 chromosome 19, mBalMus1.pri.v3, whole genome shotgun sequence, one genomic interval encodes:
- the KCNN4 gene encoding intermediate conductance calcium-activated potassium channel protein 4 isoform X1, producing MGGELVPGLGALRRRKHLLEQEKSLAGWALALAGIGIGLMVLHAEMLWFGGCPWAIHLFLVKCMISISTFLLLSLIVAFHAKEVQLFMTDNGLRDWRVALTGRQAAQIVLELAVCGLHPAPVWGPPCAQGSGSPKTAVTQSWPSFLGQAEALLSLAMLLRLYLVPRALLLRSGVLLNASYRSIGALNQVRFRHWFVAKLYMNTHPGRLLLCLTLGLWLTTAWVLSVAERQTVNATGHLSDTLWLIPITFLTIGYGDVVPGTIWGKIVCLCTGVMGVCCTALLVAVVARKLEFNKAEKHVHNFMMDIQYAKEMKESAARVLQESWMFYKHKRRKDSGAARRHQRRLLAAINRFRQVRLKHRKLREKVNSMVDISKMHMILSDLKLGLSTSHQALEKQIDALAGRLDTLTELLSAALGPRQLPEPSQEAT from the exons ATGGGCGGGGAGCTGGTGCCGGGCCTGGGGGCCCTGAGGAGGAGAAAGCATCTGCTGGAGCAGGAGAAGAGTCTGGCAGGCTGGGCACTGGCACTGGCAGGGATTGGCATCGGACTCATGGTCCTGCACGCGGAGATGCTATGGTTCGGGGGGTGCCCG TGGGCAATCCACCTGTTCCTGGTTAAATGCATGATAAGCATCTCCACGTTCTTGCTGCTTTCCCTGATTGTGGCCTTTCACGCCAAAGAGGTCCAG CTGTTCATGACGGACAACGGGCTCCGGGACTGGCGCGTGGCGCTGACCGGGCGGCAGGCGGCGCAGATCGTGCTGGAGCTGGCTGTGTGCGGGCTGCACCCGGCGCCGGTGTGGGGCCCGCCGTGCGCGCAGGGCTCGGGGTCCCCAAAGACGGCGGTCACGCAGTCCTGGCCGAGTTTCCTGGGCCAGGCGGAGGCGCTGCTGTCGCTGGCCATGCTCCTGCGCCTGTACCTGGTGCCCCGCGCCCTGCTCCTGCGCAGCGGCGTCCTGCTCAACGCCTCCTACCGCAGCATCGGCGCGCTCAACCAGGTCCGCTTCCGCCACTGGTTCGTGGCCAAGCTGTACATGAACACGCACCCCGGCCGCCTGCTGCTCTGCCTCACGCTTGGCCTCTGGCTCACCACCGCCTGGGTGCTGTCGGTGGCCGAGAG ACAGACCGTTAATGCCACCGGGCACCTTTCAGACACACTGTGGCTGATCCCCATCACATTCCTCACCATCGGCTACGGGGACGTGGTGCCAGGTACCATATGGGGCAAGATTGTCTGCCTCTGCACTGGGGTCATG GGGGTCTGCTGCACAGCCCTGCTGGTGGCCGTGGTGGCCCGGAAGCTGGAGTTTAATAAGGCAGAGAAGCACGTGCACAACTTCATGATGGATATTCAGTATGCCAAAGAG ATGAAAGAGTCGGCCGCCCGAGTGCTGCAAGAGTCCTGGATGTTCTACAAACATAAACGCAGGAAGGACTCTGGAGCCGCCCGCAGGCACCAGCGCAGGCTGCTGGCCGCCATCAACAG GTTCCGCCAGGTGCGGCTGAAACACAGAAAGCTCCGGGAAAAAGTGAACTCCATGGTGGACATCTCCAAG ATGCACATGATCCTCTCTGACCTAAAGCTGGGTCTGAGCACCTCACACCAGGCCCTGGAGAAGCAGATTGATGCGCTGGCAGGGAGGCTAGACACCCTGACCGAGCTGCTTAGCGCTGCCCTGGGTCCACGGCAGCTTCCAGAACCAAGCCAGGAGGCCACGTAG
- the KCNN4 gene encoding intermediate conductance calcium-activated potassium channel protein 4 isoform X3 has translation MGGELVPGLGALRRRKHLLEQEKSLAGWALALAGIGIGLMVLHAEMLWFGGCPWAIHLFLVKCMISISTFLLLSLIVAFHAKEVQLFMTDNGLRDWRVALTGRQAAQIVLELAVCGLHPAPVWGPPCAQGSGSPKTAVTQSWPSFLGQAEALLSLAMLLRLYLVPRALLLRSGVLLNASYRSIGALNQVRFRHWFVAKLYMNTHPGRLLLCLTLGLWLTTAWVLSVAERQTVNATGHLSDTLWLIPITFLTIGYGDVVPGTIWGKIVCLCTGVMGVCCTALLVAVVARKLEFNKAEKHVHNFMMDIQYAKEMKESAARVLQESWMFYKHKRRKDSGAARRHQRRLLAAINRFRQVRLKHRKLREKVNSMVDISKDELVLLQFKSKPCLHL, from the exons ATGGGCGGGGAGCTGGTGCCGGGCCTGGGGGCCCTGAGGAGGAGAAAGCATCTGCTGGAGCAGGAGAAGAGTCTGGCAGGCTGGGCACTGGCACTGGCAGGGATTGGCATCGGACTCATGGTCCTGCACGCGGAGATGCTATGGTTCGGGGGGTGCCCG TGGGCAATCCACCTGTTCCTGGTTAAATGCATGATAAGCATCTCCACGTTCTTGCTGCTTTCCCTGATTGTGGCCTTTCACGCCAAAGAGGTCCAG CTGTTCATGACGGACAACGGGCTCCGGGACTGGCGCGTGGCGCTGACCGGGCGGCAGGCGGCGCAGATCGTGCTGGAGCTGGCTGTGTGCGGGCTGCACCCGGCGCCGGTGTGGGGCCCGCCGTGCGCGCAGGGCTCGGGGTCCCCAAAGACGGCGGTCACGCAGTCCTGGCCGAGTTTCCTGGGCCAGGCGGAGGCGCTGCTGTCGCTGGCCATGCTCCTGCGCCTGTACCTGGTGCCCCGCGCCCTGCTCCTGCGCAGCGGCGTCCTGCTCAACGCCTCCTACCGCAGCATCGGCGCGCTCAACCAGGTCCGCTTCCGCCACTGGTTCGTGGCCAAGCTGTACATGAACACGCACCCCGGCCGCCTGCTGCTCTGCCTCACGCTTGGCCTCTGGCTCACCACCGCCTGGGTGCTGTCGGTGGCCGAGAG ACAGACCGTTAATGCCACCGGGCACCTTTCAGACACACTGTGGCTGATCCCCATCACATTCCTCACCATCGGCTACGGGGACGTGGTGCCAGGTACCATATGGGGCAAGATTGTCTGCCTCTGCACTGGGGTCATG GGGGTCTGCTGCACAGCCCTGCTGGTGGCCGTGGTGGCCCGGAAGCTGGAGTTTAATAAGGCAGAGAAGCACGTGCACAACTTCATGATGGATATTCAGTATGCCAAAGAG ATGAAAGAGTCGGCCGCCCGAGTGCTGCAAGAGTCCTGGATGTTCTACAAACATAAACGCAGGAAGGACTCTGGAGCCGCCCGCAGGCACCAGCGCAGGCTGCTGGCCGCCATCAACAG GTTCCGCCAGGTGCGGCTGAAACACAGAAAGCTCCGGGAAAAAGTGAACTCCATGGTGGACATCTCCAAG GATGAGCTGGTCCTTCTTCAATTCAAGTCCAAGCCCTGTCTCCACTTGTAA
- the KCNN4 gene encoding intermediate conductance calcium-activated potassium channel protein 4 isoform X2 → MGGELVPGLGALRRRKHLLEQEKSLAGWALALAGIGIGLMVLHAEMLWFGGCPLFMTDNGLRDWRVALTGRQAAQIVLELAVCGLHPAPVWGPPCAQGSGSPKTAVTQSWPSFLGQAEALLSLAMLLRLYLVPRALLLRSGVLLNASYRSIGALNQVRFRHWFVAKLYMNTHPGRLLLCLTLGLWLTTAWVLSVAERQTVNATGHLSDTLWLIPITFLTIGYGDVVPGTIWGKIVCLCTGVMGVCCTALLVAVVARKLEFNKAEKHVHNFMMDIQYAKEMKESAARVLQESWMFYKHKRRKDSGAARRHQRRLLAAINRFRQVRLKHRKLREKVNSMVDISKMHMILSDLKLGLSTSHQALEKQIDALAGRLDTLTELLSAALGPRQLPEPSQEAT, encoded by the exons ATGGGCGGGGAGCTGGTGCCGGGCCTGGGGGCCCTGAGGAGGAGAAAGCATCTGCTGGAGCAGGAGAAGAGTCTGGCAGGCTGGGCACTGGCACTGGCAGGGATTGGCATCGGACTCATGGTCCTGCACGCGGAGATGCTATGGTTCGGGGGGTGCCCG CTGTTCATGACGGACAACGGGCTCCGGGACTGGCGCGTGGCGCTGACCGGGCGGCAGGCGGCGCAGATCGTGCTGGAGCTGGCTGTGTGCGGGCTGCACCCGGCGCCGGTGTGGGGCCCGCCGTGCGCGCAGGGCTCGGGGTCCCCAAAGACGGCGGTCACGCAGTCCTGGCCGAGTTTCCTGGGCCAGGCGGAGGCGCTGCTGTCGCTGGCCATGCTCCTGCGCCTGTACCTGGTGCCCCGCGCCCTGCTCCTGCGCAGCGGCGTCCTGCTCAACGCCTCCTACCGCAGCATCGGCGCGCTCAACCAGGTCCGCTTCCGCCACTGGTTCGTGGCCAAGCTGTACATGAACACGCACCCCGGCCGCCTGCTGCTCTGCCTCACGCTTGGCCTCTGGCTCACCACCGCCTGGGTGCTGTCGGTGGCCGAGAG ACAGACCGTTAATGCCACCGGGCACCTTTCAGACACACTGTGGCTGATCCCCATCACATTCCTCACCATCGGCTACGGGGACGTGGTGCCAGGTACCATATGGGGCAAGATTGTCTGCCTCTGCACTGGGGTCATG GGGGTCTGCTGCACAGCCCTGCTGGTGGCCGTGGTGGCCCGGAAGCTGGAGTTTAATAAGGCAGAGAAGCACGTGCACAACTTCATGATGGATATTCAGTATGCCAAAGAG ATGAAAGAGTCGGCCGCCCGAGTGCTGCAAGAGTCCTGGATGTTCTACAAACATAAACGCAGGAAGGACTCTGGAGCCGCCCGCAGGCACCAGCGCAGGCTGCTGGCCGCCATCAACAG GTTCCGCCAGGTGCGGCTGAAACACAGAAAGCTCCGGGAAAAAGTGAACTCCATGGTGGACATCTCCAAG ATGCACATGATCCTCTCTGACCTAAAGCTGGGTCTGAGCACCTCACACCAGGCCCTGGAGAAGCAGATTGATGCGCTGGCAGGGAGGCTAGACACCCTGACCGAGCTGCTTAGCGCTGCCCTGGGTCCACGGCAGCTTCCAGAACCAAGCCAGGAGGCCACGTAG